From Streptomyces sp. HUAS MG91, the proteins below share one genomic window:
- a CDS encoding SDR family oxidoreductase produces the protein MTSTTPLAVVTGGTRGIGLALSLRLRDLGHRTIALYRSDKDAARRAADEHGIDVLRADLGDRASVRAAARTILGEHGTPEVLVNNAGINIDRPFLELTEDDWQDVLDTNLSGPFHLTQALAPAMLDAGTGTVVNIGATTGLRPRLNGVNYAASKAGLLQLTKCLALELAPTVRVNCLIPGMTETQELVDRFRLDDPERRAAVLSEIPQRRIGSPDDIADALEYLVGPLSRYVTGQKLIVDGGQFMW, from the coding sequence ATGACCAGCACGACCCCCCTCGCCGTCGTCACCGGCGGCACCCGCGGCATCGGCCTGGCCCTGTCCCTGCGGCTGCGCGACCTCGGCCACCGCACCATCGCCCTCTACCGCTCCGACAAGGACGCCGCCCGGCGGGCCGCCGACGAGCACGGCATCGACGTGCTCCGCGCCGACCTCGGCGACCGCGCGTCCGTGCGCGCCGCCGCCCGGACGATCCTCGGCGAGCACGGCACGCCCGAGGTCCTCGTGAACAACGCGGGCATCAACATCGACCGGCCCTTCCTCGAACTCACCGAGGACGACTGGCAGGACGTGCTCGACACCAACCTGTCCGGCCCCTTCCACCTCACCCAGGCCCTCGCCCCCGCGATGCTCGACGCCGGCACCGGAACGGTCGTCAACATCGGCGCGACCACCGGCCTGCGACCCCGCCTCAACGGCGTCAACTACGCCGCCTCCAAGGCCGGACTGCTCCAGCTGACCAAGTGCCTGGCCCTGGAACTCGCCCCCACCGTGCGGGTCAACTGCCTGATCCCCGGGATGACCGAGACCCAGGAGCTCGTCGACCGGTTCCGGCTCGACGACCCGGAGCGCCGCGCCGCGGTGCTCTCCGAGATCCCCCAGCGACGCATCGGCTCCCCCGACGACATCGCCGACGCCCTCGAATACCTCGTGGGCCCGCTCAGCCGCTACGTCACCGGTCAGAAACTGATCGTCGACGGCGGCCAGTTCATGTGGTAG
- a CDS encoding alpha/beta fold hydrolase codes for MPATTHGTKLLVPLAQRPGPLSSVLLHPAGGGLGQYLGTAARLARHGSVFGIRAAGLLPGEEPHDDVAEMTRAYLDLLGRIPDRPRVLVGWSLGGVLAWELAAHLAEDGPAPAVVLIDSFTEHTTPDAGARTLVLDAIEKSVSHLGDGTDAARARTTALAHVTASAAHRTRSRPGGPALLMACAGPERDQQIAAWHELTDRLTVRDLDCGHFEVFEAAHQPRLLSHLDDFLDRLTDTPRETPR; via the coding sequence ATGCCGGCCACGACCCACGGGACCAAGCTGCTCGTCCCGCTCGCCCAGCGGCCCGGCCCGCTCAGCAGCGTGCTCCTCCACCCGGCGGGCGGTGGCCTCGGCCAGTACCTCGGCACCGCCGCCCGGCTGGCCCGCCACGGCAGTGTGTTCGGCATCCGCGCCGCCGGACTGCTGCCCGGCGAGGAACCGCACGACGACGTCGCGGAGATGACCCGCGCCTACCTCGACCTGCTCGGCCGGATCCCCGACCGCCCGCGCGTCCTGGTCGGCTGGTCGCTGGGCGGCGTACTCGCCTGGGAACTCGCCGCACACCTGGCCGAGGACGGCCCGGCCCCCGCCGTGGTGCTGATCGACAGCTTCACCGAGCACACCACCCCCGACGCCGGTGCCCGGACGCTGGTACTCGACGCGATCGAGAAGTCCGTCAGCCACCTCGGAGACGGCACCGACGCCGCCCGCGCCCGCACCACCGCGCTGGCCCACGTGACGGCCAGCGCCGCGCACCGCACCCGCTCCCGGCCCGGCGGTCCCGCCCTGCTGATGGCCTGCGCCGGACCGGAGCGCGACCAACAGATCGCCGCCTGGCACGAGTTGACCGACCGGCTGACCGTACGGGACCTCGACTGCGGCCACTTCGAGGTCTTCGAGGCGGCCCACCAACCGAGGCTCCTGTCCCACCTGGACGACTTCCTCGACCGGCTCACCGACACACCGCGGGAGACACCCCGATGA
- a CDS encoding amino acid adenylation domain-containing protein, producing MTIAPQVPTATLPLTAAQKGLLVVHRTVPVPHLYNVVAELELDPALTPAALATALTDVLAVQPALRLAIREGADPHAVLGDVPSDAPLHHVTTPAAEFDRRRAELLAELGDTAFDLTRSPLLRTVLLRTADGTRSALLLVVHHLVFDGFSLRQFVRDLTASAQGTLDVETVRTARERALRRELDAQLNAADDDETERAAKTLADRLRATPATVLNPRPNRPVTTDFTGTRREIRLSPRQSADLDGLCATLGVSPFVLFSAVYAAVLARHSANTSVVFGSPVMARRTLGSFDLCGFFVNTLPLIVDVPWDAPFDVFVKETVQAEAGRARADAAVSFDRIVRHVDPDRSTNRNPVFSCMLALQDATDAEPGSAVRRVREHGNGTAKFDLWLGVTPGPEGWSLELESDRELLPEPLADALAASLRGVLDRAVEQPGRTVADLFADASAEDSHDHDGYRRRLTRPDLYSAVRAAAAERPGQVAVQEDDRRLTYAELDRLAAAGAAALAARGVARGTVVGLTTTTLVDTVVTVLAVLARGAVFLPLDLGLPADRLTYMTGKADCRLVVGDDPVEGVDLLTPAELTAGPVDTAPDEAAATGASDGVYIMFTSGSTGRPKGVLMNSGPLMNLTEWQLDALDMDERTRFLQYAPLGFDVSFQEILPTLVAGGTLVSREPADRRDLPAVVERVRAHRVTHVYLPVAALPAFVRAAQDTGDDLPHLSHVCVSGEQLLLDDRVRRFFADRPHLTLVNLYGPTETHAVTTHRLTADNRPWPSHVPIGRPITDVAAHIVDTTGHLAPRGVPGELYLAGACPALGYVNDPVRTAERFLPDPYADDERARMYRTGDQVLRDESGALLFLGRDDDQVKIRGYRVELGELESAAASHPDVARAVGVVHGEGHERRLALFFRPEDGRSPDPDGIRAHVAATLPGYMVPARVFPLDTVPTTRNGKVDRTALAARAEQALADETRSAPAVTTTDDPLVAALQRMWAKLLGIAEVPVDRSLLEYGAHSLTVMAAGARIEEEYGVQIPILDFFRDPTVRAQAAWIIALAEDA from the coding sequence ATGACCATCGCCCCGCAGGTCCCCACGGCCACCCTCCCGCTCACCGCCGCCCAGAAGGGGCTCCTCGTCGTGCACCGCACGGTGCCGGTGCCCCACCTCTACAACGTCGTGGCCGAGCTGGAACTCGACCCCGCCCTCACCCCGGCCGCCCTCGCCACGGCCCTCACCGACGTCCTCGCGGTGCAGCCGGCCCTGCGGCTCGCGATCCGCGAGGGCGCCGACCCGCACGCCGTGCTCGGCGACGTCCCCTCCGACGCCCCGCTGCACCACGTCACCACCCCGGCCGCGGAGTTCGACCGCCGGCGCGCCGAACTCCTCGCCGAACTCGGCGACACCGCCTTCGACCTGACGCGGTCCCCACTGCTGCGCACGGTGCTGCTCCGCACCGCCGACGGCACCCGCTCGGCGCTGCTCCTCGTGGTGCACCACCTCGTCTTCGACGGTTTCTCGCTGCGCCAGTTCGTCCGCGACCTGACCGCGTCCGCCCAGGGCACGCTGGACGTCGAGACGGTGCGCACCGCACGCGAACGCGCCCTGCGGCGCGAGCTGGACGCCCAGCTCAACGCCGCGGACGACGACGAGACGGAGCGCGCGGCGAAGACCCTGGCCGACCGCTTGCGGGCCACCCCCGCCACCGTCCTCAACCCGCGGCCCAACCGCCCCGTCACCACCGACTTCACCGGCACCCGGCGCGAGATCCGGCTGTCGCCCCGGCAGTCCGCGGACCTGGACGGCCTGTGCGCGACGCTCGGCGTCAGCCCGTTCGTCCTCTTCTCCGCCGTCTACGCCGCCGTGCTCGCCCGGCACTCCGCCAACACCAGCGTCGTCTTCGGCAGCCCCGTCATGGCACGCCGCACCCTCGGCTCCTTCGACCTGTGCGGCTTCTTCGTCAACACCCTGCCGCTCATCGTGGACGTGCCCTGGGACGCCCCCTTCGACGTCTTCGTCAAGGAGACCGTCCAGGCCGAGGCCGGCCGGGCCCGTGCCGACGCCGCCGTCTCCTTCGACCGCATCGTCCGCCACGTCGACCCGGACCGCTCGACCAACCGCAACCCGGTCTTCTCCTGCATGCTCGCGCTCCAGGACGCGACCGACGCCGAGCCCGGATCCGCGGTACGCCGCGTGCGCGAACACGGCAACGGCACCGCCAAGTTCGACCTCTGGCTCGGCGTGACCCCCGGCCCCGAGGGCTGGTCCCTCGAGCTGGAGAGCGACCGCGAACTGCTGCCGGAACCCCTCGCCGACGCCCTGGCCGCGTCCCTGCGCGGCGTCCTCGACCGGGCCGTCGAACAGCCCGGCCGGACCGTCGCCGACCTCTTCGCGGACGCCTCGGCCGAGGACTCCCACGACCACGACGGGTACCGCCGCCGACTGACCCGCCCCGATCTGTACAGCGCCGTGCGGGCCGCGGCGGCGGAGCGGCCCGGACAGGTCGCCGTACAGGAGGACGACCGCCGGCTCACCTACGCGGAGCTGGACCGCCTGGCCGCCGCAGGCGCGGCCGCGCTGGCCGCACGCGGCGTCGCACGCGGCACCGTCGTCGGCCTCACCACGACCACCCTCGTGGACACGGTCGTCACCGTCCTCGCGGTCCTCGCCCGCGGCGCCGTCTTCCTGCCGCTCGACCTCGGCCTGCCCGCCGACCGGCTGACGTACATGACCGGCAAGGCGGACTGCCGCCTGGTCGTGGGCGACGACCCGGTCGAGGGCGTGGACCTGCTCACTCCGGCCGAACTGACCGCCGGACCGGTGGACACGGCACCCGACGAGGCCGCCGCGACCGGCGCCTCCGACGGCGTGTACATCATGTTCACCTCGGGCTCCACCGGCCGCCCCAAGGGCGTGCTGATGAACAGCGGCCCCCTGATGAACCTCACCGAGTGGCAGCTCGACGCCCTGGACATGGACGAGCGCACCCGCTTCCTGCAGTACGCGCCGCTGGGATTCGACGTCTCCTTCCAGGAGATCCTGCCGACCCTCGTCGCCGGCGGGACGCTCGTCTCCCGCGAGCCCGCCGACCGCAGGGACCTGCCCGCCGTCGTCGAACGCGTGCGCGCGCACCGGGTCACCCACGTCTACCTCCCGGTCGCCGCGCTGCCCGCGTTCGTCCGGGCCGCGCAGGACACCGGCGACGATCTGCCGCACCTGAGCCACGTCTGCGTCTCCGGCGAACAGCTCCTGCTCGACGACCGGGTCCGCCGCTTCTTCGCCGACCGCCCGCACCTGACCCTGGTGAACCTGTACGGCCCCACCGAGACCCACGCCGTCACCACGCACCGGCTCACCGCCGACAACCGTCCCTGGCCGTCCCACGTCCCCATCGGCCGCCCGATCACCGACGTGGCGGCGCACATCGTGGACACCACGGGCCACCTCGCCCCGCGCGGCGTCCCCGGCGAGCTGTACCTCGCGGGCGCCTGCCCCGCACTGGGCTACGTCAACGACCCCGTACGCACGGCAGAACGGTTCCTGCCGGACCCGTACGCCGACGACGAGCGGGCCCGCATGTACCGCACCGGCGACCAGGTCCTGCGCGACGAGAGCGGCGCGCTGCTCTTCCTCGGCCGCGACGACGACCAGGTCAAGATCCGCGGCTACCGGGTCGAGCTGGGCGAGCTGGAGAGCGCCGCCGCCTCCCACCCCGACGTGGCCCGCGCCGTCGGAGTCGTGCACGGGGAAGGGCACGAACGCCGCCTCGCCCTGTTCTTCCGGCCCGAGGACGGCCGTTCGCCCGACCCGGACGGCATCCGCGCGCACGTGGCGGCCACCCTGCCCGGCTACATGGTGCCCGCCCGGGTCTTCCCCCTGGACACCGTGCCCACCACCCGCAACGGCAAGGTGGACCGCACCGCACTCGCCGCCCGGGCCGAGCAGGCCCTGGCGGACGAGACACGGTCCGCGCCCGCCGTGACCACCACCGACGACCCGCTCGTCGCGGCCCTCCAGCGGATGTGGGCGAAGCTCCTCGGCATCGCGGAGGTGCCGGTCGACCGCTCGCTCCTGGAGTACGGCGCCCACTCGCTGACCGTGATGGCCGCCGGCGCCCGGATCGAGGAGGAGTACGGCGTCCAGATCCCGATCCTCGACTTCTTCCGCGACCCGACCGTTCGCGCCCAGGCGGCCTGGATCATCGCGCTCGCCGAGGACGCCTGA
- a CDS encoding MFS transporter, with protein sequence MSDQSVDTTRAPVGLAAPVAAPAPDLPQPTARRGTRNTVVLLVFTAITNLADGVTKIALPLLAARASASPAQVSAVSLTLSLPWLLAALHVGVLVDRLDRRRLLWGANGLRLIALGALMPLAAADSVTIPVLCAAGLVLGVAEVIALTSASAMIPALTPPEGRERANTWIAGAETVCNEFAGPFVGGLLLAAGTGVALGTTWVSYLAASLVVVLLVGRFRAAGRTGGENAAPETVRVQIVDGLRYLWQHTLLRTMALTLTVLCACWGAWLALMPLFATSVMHLNSSQYGTLLSALGVGGLVGALAVTWLNRFFGRRWVMFADLVGTFAMMAVPAVTTNLWAVAVAAFLGGMGGTLWTVNARTMAQRLVPDAMLGRFGAVSRLFSWGAMPVGAGLMGLLAEWFGLRLAFGFFAATVALTVPPFLRVLTRPVLAEAFGDKPPA encoded by the coding sequence ATGAGTGACCAGAGCGTCGACACCACACGGGCGCCGGTGGGGCTCGCCGCGCCCGTGGCGGCCCCCGCCCCCGATCTCCCGCAGCCCACCGCGCGCCGCGGCACCCGCAACACCGTCGTCCTGCTCGTCTTCACGGCGATCACCAACCTCGCCGACGGCGTCACCAAGATCGCGCTGCCGCTCCTGGCCGCCCGCGCCTCCGCGTCCCCGGCCCAGGTCTCCGCGGTCTCCCTCACCCTCTCCCTGCCCTGGCTGCTGGCCGCCCTCCATGTCGGCGTCCTGGTGGACCGCCTCGACCGCCGCCGCCTGCTCTGGGGCGCCAACGGCCTGCGGCTGATCGCGCTCGGCGCGCTGATGCCGCTCGCGGCGGCCGACTCCGTGACCATCCCGGTGCTCTGCGCCGCCGGCCTCGTCCTGGGCGTCGCCGAAGTCATCGCCCTCACCTCGGCCTCGGCCATGATCCCGGCGCTGACCCCGCCGGAGGGCCGGGAGCGGGCCAACACCTGGATCGCGGGCGCGGAGACGGTCTGCAACGAGTTCGCCGGACCCTTCGTCGGCGGCCTGCTGCTCGCGGCGGGCACCGGCGTCGCCCTCGGCACGACCTGGGTGTCGTACCTGGCCGCCTCGCTCGTCGTCGTCCTGCTCGTGGGCCGGTTCCGCGCGGCCGGCCGGACCGGCGGCGAGAACGCCGCTCCCGAAACCGTCCGCGTACAGATCGTGGACGGCCTGCGCTACCTGTGGCAGCACACCCTGCTGCGCACCATGGCGCTCACCCTCACCGTCCTGTGCGCGTGCTGGGGCGCCTGGCTCGCCCTGATGCCCCTGTTCGCCACCTCCGTGATGCACCTGAACTCGAGCCAGTACGGCACCCTGCTGAGCGCCCTCGGTGTCGGCGGACTGGTCGGCGCACTCGCCGTCACCTGGCTCAACCGCTTCTTCGGCCGCCGCTGGGTCATGTTCGCCGACCTCGTCGGCACCTTCGCGATGATGGCCGTACCCGCCGTGACGACCAACCTCTGGGCGGTGGCCGTCGCCGCCTTCCTCGGCGGCATGGGCGGCACCCTGTGGACGGTGAACGCGCGGACCATGGCGCAGCGGCTCGTGCCCGACGCCATGCTCGGCCGCTTCGGCGCCGTCAGCCGGCTGTTCAGCTGGGGCGCGATGCCGGTCGGCGCGGGCCTGATGGGCCTGCTCGCCGAATGGTTCGGACTCCGCCTCGCCTTCGGCTTCTTCGCCGCGACCGTCGCCCTCACCGTCCCGCCGTTCCTGCGCGTGCTCACCCGGCCCGTGCTGGCGGAGGCGTTCGGCGACAAGCCGCCCGCCTGA
- a CDS encoding CGNR zinc finger domain-containing protein, which translates to MRDAPASAQLIQAFANTVDVELATDEIDTARKLDGWLRAQGLLRGGERIGAAEHVLGLRLRSGIREALGAHVGDRPDPALQDEATKALRDLPLVVTAGGDTPGTLAPAPQLTASRKALAALAVAWSELAVTGEAARLKRCSEHACAWVFWDTSKNRSGRWCSMRVCGNRAKARRYAARQAAGAAQSG; encoded by the coding sequence ATGCGTGACGCACCGGCGTCCGCCCAGCTGATCCAGGCGTTCGCCAACACGGTCGATGTCGAGCTCGCGACCGACGAGATCGACACCGCCCGCAAGCTCGACGGCTGGCTGCGCGCCCAGGGGCTGCTGCGCGGCGGCGAGCGGATCGGCGCCGCGGAGCACGTCCTGGGGCTGCGCCTGCGCTCCGGCATCCGCGAGGCCCTGGGCGCGCACGTGGGCGACCGGCCCGACCCGGCGCTCCAGGACGAGGCGACGAAGGCGCTGCGCGACCTGCCCCTCGTGGTCACCGCGGGCGGCGACACGCCGGGCACCCTCGCCCCCGCCCCGCAGCTCACGGCGTCCAGGAAGGCGCTCGCGGCGCTGGCCGTCGCCTGGAGCGAGCTGGCCGTCACCGGCGAGGCCGCCCGGCTCAAGCGCTGCTCGGAGCACGCCTGCGCCTGGGTGTTCTGGGACACCTCCAAGAACCGCAGCGGCCGCTGGTGCTCGATGCGCGTGTGCGGCAACCGCGCGAAGGCCCGCCGTTACGCGGCCCGGCAGGCCGCGGGGGCCGCACAGTCCGGCTGA
- a CDS encoding condensation domain-containing protein produces the protein MTPNPEVRPSSPLQEALWWIQHRGGRKDLMNLTWRLRTGRLDPAVLTAAWRHVVDRHTALRSAFERHGETVVRIVHPAPFDARPQQVVWERVPEGRSAPELLDEVATRLHAIPFVLDDAPLVRLTLVRVGPVDELVLTAHHAVVDGWAVQLLLDDLHRAYVAVRDGGIAALAQETAAPTPAEEAVRAAPTAKETGFWTDRLRGARPAALVAEPSGAAPGSGAVLRHTLTPRSRVAVETIGRRVGCTEFAVHLAAVRTVLARGGASGRTTVGTVVANRPTLADQRSVDYRANTVLLADEIGAQDTFDAVVTRARDSLWESLPFQHVTYPEVFARLSDEDRAALGTVPPVLVTHHGGIGSGIMLGDEPARLLASPSTSARCQLLVGVFDDGGDTVLEVEYDTCALSERSVRVFLADVEAVLAASTAGGCRVADLRVATRATARPARPTGAPDATAFAEPAAAAGVLADWQRVFGRVVRPHDDFFALGGHSLQVLELVARVEKNTGAELDLEAWLEEPTPARMERLLGPAATDPAAPGPTAPPALARTVVLRTGEPGGRHLHLVHGAGVGVLPYRELAGALPGDWRVTVSEDDGVAGASIADLAARYTARLLADGLPDLLGGWSMGGLLAHEIAAGLRARGHHCPPLLLLDAPVPGDVPETGTDAFARAVLRGAAPLPHVPDRLSLGPREDHALDTLAVLLRVTSGDAVGDALHARHALHRRHVTAMTAPRALRAVDVPALVVAADLADSDLDRWRGFLAGDTRSARVAAGHYELLTAPAVDEVARLAVDLMSAPATAR, from the coding sequence GTGACCCCGAATCCAGAAGTCCGGCCCAGTTCACCGCTCCAGGAAGCGCTCTGGTGGATCCAGCACCGAGGTGGGCGCAAGGACCTGATGAACCTCACCTGGCGGCTGCGCACCGGCCGCCTCGACCCGGCGGTCCTGACGGCCGCGTGGCGGCACGTCGTCGACCGTCACACGGCGCTGCGCAGCGCGTTCGAGCGCCACGGGGAGACCGTCGTACGGATCGTGCACCCGGCGCCCTTCGACGCGCGGCCCCAGCAGGTGGTGTGGGAGCGGGTCCCCGAGGGCCGCAGCGCGCCGGAGCTGCTGGACGAAGTGGCCACCCGGCTGCACGCGATCCCGTTCGTCCTCGACGACGCGCCGCTGGTCCGGCTCACGCTGGTGCGCGTCGGGCCGGTCGACGAGCTCGTGCTCACCGCCCACCACGCGGTCGTCGACGGCTGGGCGGTACAGCTGCTCCTGGACGACCTGCACCGCGCCTACGTCGCGGTCCGGGACGGCGGCATCGCGGCGCTCGCCCAGGAGACCGCCGCCCCGACGCCCGCCGAGGAGGCGGTGCGCGCCGCCCCCACGGCGAAGGAGACCGGGTTCTGGACGGACCGGCTGCGCGGCGCGAGACCGGCGGCCCTGGTGGCCGAACCCTCCGGCGCCGCGCCCGGCTCGGGCGCGGTGCTGCGCCACACCCTCACACCCCGTTCGCGCGTCGCCGTCGAGACCATCGGCCGGCGCGTGGGCTGCACGGAGTTCGCCGTGCACCTCGCGGCGGTCCGCACGGTGCTCGCCCGGGGCGGGGCGTCGGGGCGGACCACCGTCGGCACGGTCGTGGCCAACCGGCCGACCCTCGCCGACCAGCGCAGTGTCGACTACCGCGCCAACACCGTCCTGCTGGCCGACGAGATCGGTGCGCAGGACACCTTCGACGCGGTCGTGACGCGGGCGCGGGACAGCCTGTGGGAGAGCCTGCCGTTCCAGCACGTGACCTATCCCGAGGTGTTCGCGCGGCTGAGCGACGAGGACCGGGCCGCGCTCGGCACCGTCCCGCCCGTCCTCGTGACCCATCACGGCGGGATCGGCTCGGGCATCATGCTCGGCGACGAGCCCGCCCGCCTGCTGGCGAGCCCGTCGACCAGCGCCCGCTGCCAGCTCCTCGTCGGCGTCTTCGACGACGGCGGGGACACGGTGCTCGAGGTCGAGTACGACACCTGCGCGCTCAGCGAGCGATCCGTGCGGGTGTTCCTCGCCGACGTCGAGGCGGTCCTGGCCGCCTCGACGGCCGGGGGATGCCGCGTGGCCGACCTGCGGGTGGCCACCAGGGCCACGGCCCGTCCGGCCCGGCCGACGGGCGCCCCGGACGCGACCGCGTTCGCCGAGCCGGCAGCGGCGGCGGGCGTGCTGGCCGACTGGCAGCGCGTGTTCGGCCGCGTCGTGCGCCCCCACGACGACTTCTTCGCCCTGGGCGGTCATTCCCTTCAGGTACTGGAGCTGGTGGCCCGCGTCGAGAAGAACACCGGAGCCGAACTGGACCTGGAGGCCTGGCTGGAGGAGCCGACGCCCGCGCGGATGGAACGGCTGCTGGGCCCCGCCGCGACGGACCCGGCCGCCCCCGGCCCGACCGCGCCGCCCGCCCTCGCGCGCACCGTGGTGCTGCGCACGGGAGAGCCCGGCGGCCGGCACCTGCACCTCGTGCACGGCGCGGGGGTCGGCGTCCTGCCCTACCGCGAACTGGCCGGAGCGCTCCCCGGCGACTGGCGGGTGACGGTCAGCGAGGACGACGGCGTCGCCGGGGCGAGCATCGCGGACCTGGCGGCCCGCTACACGGCCCGACTGCTCGCCGACGGACTGCCCGACCTGCTCGGCGGCTGGTCCATGGGCGGTCTGCTGGCCCACGAGATCGCCGCCGGACTACGGGCGCGGGGCCACCACTGCCCGCCGCTGCTCCTGCTGGACGCGCCGGTGCCGGGTGACGTGCCGGAGACGGGCACCGACGCCTTCGCCCGCGCCGTCCTGCGCGGCGCGGCCCCCTTGCCGCACGTGCCGGACCGGCTCAGCCTCGGGCCGCGCGAGGACCATGCCCTGGACACCCTGGCCGTTCTGCTGCGCGTCACCTCCGGCGACGCCGTCGGGGACGCCCTGCACGCACGGCACGCCCTGCACCGGCGGCACGTGACGGCGATGACGGCCCCTCGCGCGCTGCGGGCCGTCGACGTACCGGCGCTGGTGGTGGCGGCGGATCTCGCCGACAGCGACCTCGACCGCTGGCGGGGATTCCTCGCCGGCGACACCCGCTCGGCACGCGTCGCGGCCGGTCACTACGAGCTGCTGACGGCCCCCGCCGTCGACGAGGTGGCCCGGCTGGCGGTGGACCTGATGAGCGCACCCGCGACGGCACGATGA
- a CDS encoding amino acid adenylation domain-containing protein, protein MTAIRTMYDWFADSVAQYGDRQTALEVAGEVLTYAELDALAARVAGELVAAHGGVPARVGLLAARSTAAYAGYLAVQRLGAVVVPLNPSWPAARNATIAADAGLDLVITEDGTDLGTPAVDLPAARTAALRSGPVPDLPASAAGPDDLAYILFTSGSTGRPKGVPIVHRNVSAYISHVVPRYELGPGARVSQTFDLTFDPSVYDMFAAWASGAALVVPDKKDLLTPVRFVNTARITHWNSVPSVASIAMRLRALRPGSMPTLRWSLFCGEALTLRHAEAWRAAAPQSVLENIYGPTEMTVTWTEFRLPDAVQDWPRPANGTVPIGTPYPGQEHLVLDEEGRPAETGELVVRGSQRFPGYLDPADDIGRFLRMVDGTAVVHDGTTPLTADHWYRTGDRVGHLDGALVHLGRLDHQLKIRGYRVELGEIESALLDLAGIAEAVVLAVPGPGGDIELGAVCTGTITDTAEALERLAARLPAYMVPGSLTVLDTLPLNANGKVDRKALTTFLGTAIAA, encoded by the coding sequence ATGACTGCCATCAGGACCATGTACGACTGGTTCGCGGACTCCGTTGCCCAGTACGGCGACCGGCAGACCGCGCTGGAGGTCGCCGGCGAGGTGCTGACCTACGCCGAGCTCGACGCGCTCGCCGCACGCGTGGCGGGTGAGCTCGTCGCCGCGCACGGCGGCGTGCCCGCCCGCGTCGGCCTGCTGGCCGCCCGCAGCACGGCCGCCTACGCGGGCTACCTCGCCGTGCAGCGCCTCGGCGCCGTCGTCGTGCCGCTCAACCCGTCCTGGCCGGCCGCGCGGAACGCGACCATCGCCGCCGACGCCGGTCTCGACCTCGTGATCACCGAGGACGGCACGGATCTGGGGACGCCCGCGGTGGACCTGCCCGCCGCCCGCACGGCCGCCCTGCGCTCCGGTCCGGTCCCGGACCTGCCCGCCTCGGCCGCGGGACCCGACGACCTCGCCTACATCCTGTTCACGTCGGGCTCGACCGGCCGCCCCAAGGGCGTGCCCATCGTCCACCGCAACGTGTCGGCCTACATCAGCCATGTCGTGCCCCGCTACGAGCTGGGCCCCGGGGCCCGTGTCTCGCAGACCTTCGACCTGACCTTCGACCCGTCCGTGTACGACATGTTCGCCGCCTGGGCCTCGGGCGCCGCGCTCGTCGTGCCGGACAAGAAGGACCTCCTGACACCGGTGCGGTTCGTGAACACCGCGCGCATCACGCACTGGAACTCCGTGCCCTCCGTCGCCTCCATCGCCATGCGGCTGCGCGCGCTCAGGCCCGGCTCCATGCCGACCCTGCGCTGGAGCCTGTTCTGCGGCGAGGCGCTGACCCTGCGTCACGCGGAGGCGTGGCGGGCCGCCGCCCCGCAGTCCGTCCTGGAGAACATCTACGGCCCCACCGAGATGACCGTCACGTGGACGGAGTTCCGGCTCCCCGACGCCGTGCAGGACTGGCCGCGGCCGGCCAACGGCACGGTGCCCATCGGAACGCCGTACCCGGGCCAGGAACACCTCGTGCTCGACGAGGAGGGCCGGCCCGCCGAGACCGGCGAACTGGTGGTGCGCGGCTCGCAGCGCTTCCCCGGCTATCTGGACCCGGCCGACGACATCGGCAGGTTCCTGCGCATGGTGGACGGGACCGCGGTGGTCCACGACGGCACGACGCCGCTCACGGCCGACCACTGGTACCGCACGGGCGACCGGGTGGGCCATCTCGACGGGGCGCTGGTGCACCTCGGCCGGCTCGACCATCAGCTCAAGATCCGCGGCTACCGGGTCGAGCTCGGGGAGATCGAGTCGGCTCTGCTCGACCTCGCCGGCATCGCCGAGGCCGTCGTCCTGGCGGTGCCGGGGCCGGGCGGCGACATCGAGCTCGGCGCCGTGTGCACCGGCACGATCACGGACACCGCCGAGGCGCTGGAGCGGCTCGCCGCACGGCTGCCCGCGTACATGGTGCCGGGCTCCCTCACGGTCCTGGACACCTTGCCCCTCAACGCGAACGGCAAGGTGGACCGCAAGGCCCTGACGACCTTCCTCGGTACGGCGATCGCCGCCTGA